The Thermodesulfatator atlanticus DSM 21156 DNA window GAATATTCATCCATCTATAATGAGAAAGAAAAACTCTCAAAAACAATTTCCTGTAGTCTTCCTCTTTTAAAAAATTATCCGCAAGCATTTCCCAGGCATTTAAATCTAACAAAAACCTTCCAACAACACCTCTTCCTTCCAAAAAACTATCATTACCACTTCTAAAAAAAACTAGAGGCTCTTTTATGTATTTAACTTTAAAATTAGAATCCAAATAAAAAAATGACATTAATTTAAAAACATGAGGATACCCTGTCCCAATAAACCTACTATCTAATAAAACCTTATCCCATTTATCTTTTAGAAAAATTACAGAACTTAAATAAGTGAAAAAACTTTCTAATAATCTCGCATTTTTAAGATAAAATTTAAAATCTTCTTTATTTAAAAAATCAAACACTTTATCATTTACTTTTCTGTCTAAAAAATAACTCACCCTAACAGGCCTCATATTAAAGTCACAATCTATCCTATTGCATAAATAAATATCACATTCTTCCTTTAGTTCATTTAATATTCTTTCTATACTCCCCTCTTTAAGCTTATCATCGCTACCAAGTAACCAGCAATATTTACCATTGGCGATCTCAATAACTTTAAGATAATTCCTATCCGGACCTAAATTCTCCTCATTTTTATGATATACAATGTGAATTGGGGACTTCTTTTTCCATTTTTCTATAATTTCATCCGTATTATCGGTGGAGGCATTATCACTTATACAAAGTTCAACCTTATCTTTTATATCATCTGTTATTTGTAATACAACACTTTCTATAGTTTCATTCAAAAAATTTCCTCTATTATATGTAGGAATACATATAGAAAGAAGTGTATTTTTCACTTTTTATACCCCTTTAATAATCTTATAAAATTTTATTGGCAAAATCCAAGCCACTGTTAGTAAAAAAGATAAAATCAATCCTAAAAATATTCCATTAATTCCATATAAACTACCAAAGAACCATTGGCCAATTAAACTTATAAATGCCTGAAAAGGGACAGTTTTAATTAAAATACTTACTTCATTTATACTTTGAACCGCTGCTGCAAAAGTATCCGTCCATATCCTGACCAAGAAATAAATACCGGTTAAAATTGCTGTGGTATAGGATAAATATAATTCTTTTCTTCCAGTTATGATTTGAAATAAAGAATTTTTAAATATTATAACAAACAATGTTCCACAAATAACCAAGGCAAAACCGATTTTTAAAGTACTAAATAGCTTCTTCTTAGCTAGAAGAAATTCTTTCTTGTGAAGCAATTCTGACATTACCGGCCACAACGCAAATAAAAGAGTATTATAAAGTACCGAGAACAAACTAAAAACTTTAAAATCGACATTATAAATTGCTATTTCTTGTGCATTTAAAATTTTTGACATGATAATATAATCTACTCTTAAAGTTAAAGCTGCAAGTAGAGCAAAAATAAAGAACTTTTTAGATAGAGAAAAAAGTTCTTTAATCATCAATCTATTGAACTTTGGGAATATAAATCCAACAGATTGCATATGAGCTAACATAAAAACAAACGCATAAGGAATAAAATAACTGCATAGTACCACATTAAATTTAGTTATACCCAAAAATTTAAATATAACAAGGATAAAAAAAATTGATATTGAAATAATTGCTGGATACATATTAGGCAAGTATCCTCTATGTTCCGCAAACAAAATTTTCGAATAAATTTCGGTAAGACCGTTTAGGAAAATTAAAAATAATGAAATAAATAAAGATAACAAATTTACAAATTGATAATTATTTAACAAAAACTTTTTAACCCCATAAGACAATAAAAATAATACAGGTATTGCTATCCAAAATATAGTTATAACCAAAAATTCAACAACACTTAAAATTTCTGCATATGAAAGTTTGTTGACTCTATATTTAGAAATAGTATTTTGTACAGCATTTGGTAAACCTAAATTGAATAAGGCTAACCATCCTATCAACGAAAATATTATTGAATGCGCAGCAAATCCTTCTATTCCTATTAAATCAATCAAAATTCTAGTATTTATTAGTAATAATACTGCTGTAATTATTTTTGAAATCCAACCGACAAAAGCGATATAATGATGTTTTTCTAATCTAAAATTTCCTGCTATCGCTACTATACGTCCATTCCATCTCATCGAATAGAAGCACATTTTATACAAGTTTTTTAATCCACTCTAGCATTTTTTGTATTCCGTTATATTTACTAACTTTAGGTTGCCAACCAATTAGTTTTTGTGCTTTCCTAATATCCGCCACAAATATCTTCTGATCGCTTTCTCTCCAAGGAAGCTTCTTATACCTCATTTTTATATCGAGTTCCTTTTCAAGAAGACTGAAAAGCTCAAGTAAAGACAAACTATTTTCCATTCCTCCACCAATATTAAAGGCTTCTCCTTTTGCTTTTTCGATATTTTCTATGGTTTTGAAATATAGTTCTATCATATCATCAGCATATA harbors:
- a CDS encoding glycosyltransferase family 2 protein — encoded protein: MKNTLLSICIPTYNRGNFLNETIESVVLQITDDIKDKVELCISDNASTDNTDEIIEKWKKKSPIHIVYHKNEENLGPDRNYLKVIEIANGKYCWLLGSDDKLKEGSIERILNELKEECDIYLCNRIDCDFNMRPVRVSYFLDRKVNDKVFDFLNKEDFKFYLKNARLLESFFTYLSSVIFLKDKWDKVLLDSRFIGTGYPHVFKLMSFFYLDSNFKVKYIKEPLVFFRSGNDSFLEGRGVVGRFLLDLNAWEMLADNFLKEEDYRKLFLRVFLSHYRWMNILKILAYVYRDVSKEYNDKDIIRKVEGFGLNKYFLCFLALCAKILSYKIDFLVTLKKKLIKMSFLIIF
- a CDS encoding MATE family efflux transporter, translating into MRWNGRIVAIAGNFRLEKHHYIAFVGWISKIITAVLLLINTRILIDLIGIEGFAAHSIIFSLIGWLALFNLGLPNAVQNTISKYRVNKLSYAEILSVVEFLVITIFWIAIPVLFLLSYGVKKFLLNNYQFVNLLSLFISLFLIFLNGLTEIYSKILFAEHRGYLPNMYPAIISISIFFILVIFKFLGITKFNVVLCSYFIPYAFVFMLAHMQSVGFIFPKFNRLMIKELFSLSKKFFIFALLAALTLRVDYIIMSKILNAQEIAIYNVDFKVFSLFSVLYNTLLFALWPVMSELLHKKEFLLAKKKLFSTLKIGFALVICGTLFVIIFKNSLFQIITGRKELYLSYTTAILTGIYFLVRIWTDTFAAAVQSINEVSILIKTVPFQAFISLIGQWFFGSLYGINGIFLGLILSFLLTVAWILPIKFYKIIKGV